Proteins co-encoded in one Arachis hypogaea cultivar Tifrunner chromosome 13, arahy.Tifrunner.gnm2.J5K5, whole genome shotgun sequence genomic window:
- the LOC112733273 gene encoding uncharacterized protein, with amino-acid sequence MNSVFSEQILADKLSKLNSTQQCIETLSHWCIFHRSKAELVVETWNKQFFNSETAQRVPLLYLANDILQNSKRKGNEFVTEFWKVIPAALKDVLEKGDDQAKQVASRVLDIWEQRRVFRSQAHNLKAVVLGEDAPPPLEINKKRSRNVKIVKRDSRSIRTKLSIGGTAEKIVSAFDMVLNEPPDEDAEMSKCKSAVHRVRKMEKDVDTACAVAKDPKRETLSKELEQQENILKQCVESLKLIEASRAALVSQLKEALHEQESELENVRTQIQVAQAQVEEASSMRKRLDNEDILYKASTAMTSVTNANVKLEAATKRSAAAIAAEVADKLAASSSSQLIMSSVLSSFAAEEAKNAGLASESTPPEKSIPTSDRNVFMTSQQLLATQTQSYPSVVVPQPTTLNPATASQGQYQMIQNPPSQQYLQSTVGIVAPPYAYGSVPPLPPGPPPPHMMGSMVPMSHQTLQISQQPPAPITQHLPVHMPQQAPAPHGFQPLQPPGMVYYGNHQHSM; translated from the exons ATGAATAGCGTCTTCAGCGAGCAGATACTCGCTGACAAGCTGTCCAAGCTTAACAGCACCCAGCAATGTATTGAAA CTTTATCACATTGGTGTATATTTCACCGGAGCAAAGCAGAACTGGTTGTAGAAACATGGAATAAACAATTCTTCAATTCAGAGACAGCTCAGAGGGTTCCTCTTCTGTATCTTGCAAATGACATCCTGCAGAACAGCAAACGCAAAGGAAATGAATTTGTAACTGAGTTTTGGAAGGTTATTCCTGCAGCACTTAAAGATGTTCTTGAGAAAGGTGATGATCAAGCAAAGCAGGTGGCATCTAGGGTG CTTGACATATGGGAGCAAAGGAGAGTGTTCAGATCTCAGGCACACAACCTTAAAGCTGTAGTACTTGGAGAAGATGCACCTCCACCATTGGAAATCAACAAAAAGCGATCCCGTAATGTGAAAATTGTGAAAAGGGATTCTCGCTCCATTAGAACG AAATTGTCCATTGGAGGTACAGCAGAAAAAATAGTCTCAGCATTTGATATGGTGCTCAATGAACCACCTGATGAAGACGCAGAGATGAGTAAATGCAAGTCTGCTGTTCATCGTGTGAGAAAGATGGAAAAAGATGTTGACACTGCATGTGCTGTTG CAAAGGATCCCAAGCGAGAAACTTTGTCTAAGGAACTAGAGCagcaagaaaatattttgaaacagTGTGTTGAAAGTCTTAAATTAATTGAAGCAAGTAGAGCAGCACTTGTATCTCAGTTGAAAGAAGCTTTGCATGAGCAG GAATCTGAACTGGAGAATGTTCGAACTCAAATTCAG GTAGCACAAGCACAGGTAGAAGAGGCTAGCTCCATGCGAAAGCGACTTGACAATGAAGATATTTTATATAAAGCATCAACTGCAATGACTTCAGTTACCAATGCAAATGTAAAATTAGAAGCAGCAACTAAGAGGTCAGCTGCTGCGATTGCTGCTGAGGTTGCCGATAAGCTAGCAGCTTCTTCATCCTCTCAATTGATCATGAGTTCTGTACTCTCATCATTTGCAGCAGAAGAGGCCAAAAATGCTGGTCTAGCTTCCGAGTCCACTCCACCTGAGAAATCAATACCTACATCAGATCGAAATGTATTTATGACCTCACAACAGTTACTCGCCACTCAAACTCAGTCATATCCTTCAGTTGTGGTACCACAACCCACCACCCTAAATCCAGCTACCGCATCACAAGGTCAATATCAGATGATACAAAATCCCCCCTCCCAGCAATATTTGCAGTCAACAGTAGGCATTGTCGCTCCTCCTTATGCCTATGGTAGCGTCCCACCATTGCCACCAGGACCACCCCCACCCCATATGATGGGGTCAATGGTTCCTATGTCGCATCAGACACTGCAAATAAGTCAGCAACCCCCAGCACCTATAACTCAGCATCTTCCCGTACATATGCCTCAGCAAGCCCCAGCACCACATGGTTTCCAACCACTTCAACCACCTGGAATGGTGTACTATGGTAATCATCAACATTCTATGTGA